From the Lathyrus oleraceus cultivar Zhongwan6 chromosome 3, CAAS_Psat_ZW6_1.0, whole genome shotgun sequence genome, the window TCATAGTAAAATCAATCCTAGTCTTCACCCTACCACCtaatgataaaaaaaaatcaaaaaaaaaggAGACACTCATTTCCATTAGGAGGATGTGTTTCAGAAACCCGAATCTTTATCCCCCTAAAAGAATGGACCACCAAAGCACCTTATCTAACAACATGCATATCACGCTAAAAACCAGAGGAACGAGAGATGACTCTCCACCTTCATGTAGCCAAAAGAGTAAAATAACGAAACAGAGATCCCTAACCCACatttttgttggtgtaagccctagaggccaatacttttggtacttgtatcgaattatttattaataataaaaggcatttttctttattatgtttgtttaataaagtccctggaatagatagtccatttaatgtatcaagtatgacttaatcatgagatcacattaaacataaggacactattcttaaagtgtccgtagtcaagctttattatgaaatgggataacattaaagcatggagactattatgtttgtagactgatgatcacgtctcatggatcatggataaagagttatcaagtcttaaacataggtatgaatattaagagtaatattcatactggattgacccgctatgagaatactatatagaaagttatgcaaagtgtcataagttattctcatggtgataatagtgtataccactcttcgacctgaaaccactatggatcctagatgtagagtcgagtgctttattgctaatccaacgttatccgtaactggataaccataaaggcagttgataggtactccacgaagcatgctgagggacatgagtgtcctagatggaatttgccaatcctgcttaacaggataaatgtctatgggcccaatattgaactggacaagggtgacatggtctataccttgtgttcaatatagacataagggcaaaggggtaattatacacataattattatcacaggaggttttgtcagatcacatgacattttcgtgacttgggtagcagtgatgtgttgctagataccgctcactgtttattatgttaaatgcatgatttaatataattgccaacgccgcgaaaacctatagggtcacacacaaaggacggattgatgagagatagaataattaaggaacatcgtaaggtacggtgtacttaagaagaatacgaaatatggtaaagtaccaaatacttaagtgattttggcatattctgagatatgggccaaaatgcacttaagtgggctttttggcttgaagcccacacaagtggttctataaatagaaccccttgggtagaagcattcacactccagacaacacaactgaagagttggaatttcgtatatctctctctctctcactcaaagccttcactcacaaacagctagcactgcgattgaaggaatccgttcgtgtggactgagtagagacgttgtcatcgttcaacgttcgtgatcgccccgtggatctgtatcaaaggttgatcattgtcagagatttgcaccaaagatttgaatctccacaagaggtaacgattctatcactgatcatgctcattcgtaaggatcattaaaggagaaatttttatattccgctgcgccttggatggctattctccttcaatTTTTTCTTATATTTACAAACATTAACCCAGTTAATCCAAAAAATCTTAGAATCTTCTTTCACATATCCCCAAAGGAAATTTCTTTGGATCCGAACTATCTTCCTCCAAAACTTTACAAGAAAATAACGAAAATAGAAAAAGAAGACAAGGATATCATTAAGCACAAAATTAAGTAGGACAACTCGGCCCCATATGCTAACATGCATCTGCTTCCATGAATTAATCCGTTTAGATAACATGCTAACAAGAGGATCCCAATTTGCCTCTCGGCTTGAAATATTCCCTACAAGCAGCCTCAAGAATTTAAACGGGAGGAACTCAAGTTTTTAGAGAAGAAAGTCACCAACAAACTACAAAAAGACATTGCTCACATTAACCCATATAAGACTACTCTTAGAAAAAAGTTCACCTGAAAACCCGAAGCTAGCTCAAAACCTATAAGAATAGTCTTCATACTCTAAAGATTCTCAACTAATTATTCACCTATAATAAGAGTATCATTTGCATATTAAAGACGAGAGACCATCAAATTTGAGGTTTATATCCTAAACCTTGAGAGAAGATCTAATTCTACGACTCTACTCATCAAACCACTAAGACCttcactcacaagcatgaagagAAAAAAATATAGGGTGTCTCCTTGTTTTAAAACCCCTTTGAATACTTGTTTCTTGGGTTGGGCATGTGGAAACATGTTTTGCAAGGTATTCAAGACAAGTGATCAAAGCTATCATGATTTGTCTTTGTCAATATGCTTTTGACAAATATTacaagagttcatacaatcacaAATCCACAATAATGCTGAGAAAAATAAATATTCTATATGGATCTTGACTCGTATACAACTTAATATCTTTTACAAAATCTTTACTCGATTCTCGCTTCTTGAATCTTTTAGCTTCACCAATCTGCTCACAGTCTTCCTGTGTGGCAATAACCTCTTGATCTCACAAATTTATTTAACGTTGATGTGTCTGAAGATTGAGAAGAACTCCACCTTATTTGTATACTTCAAGACAGTAACTACCAAGGTCAACTGGAGAGAAGAACATCCTTCTATTCTCTAGATTTTGTCACTACCAATGACAACAACCTCAATCTAGAAAGTTTCCTGAAAATATTTACCAAACCTTCAAGAACGGTTAGTTTTAAGACAATGTCTTCCTCAACAATTACAAATCTCTCATTATCAATCTAAAATCAAACTTGACATTGAAGATGAAAGAAAATCTATATGTAAGAGTTTTTGAGTTTTTAAATGTGTGAGGTTGTTAATTTTACAAAATGACACTGTAGAATATGAAATTGCATTATTAAAAATATAATGAAAAAATGAATTTATATGTGCTTGATATTAAGCacaaaaatggaagaaaaatgTTAGTTAGATTCGAGTCAAGAACATTTCATAATTTGAGTCGAATGAGCAAGTAGAGTGAAACAAGATCTCATAAATAAATTGACCAATTTTTCATGTGATTCAAGTCACCTTAATTCTCTGATTCGAATCACAAAGGATAATTATTCGAATTAGGTATAAACCTTGACACAAGTCAATATTTACAAAGCCAAATAGAAAAATGTGAAAAATAGTTTGATTTGAGTCAGTTGTAaagtttgattcgaatcaaaatTAGGAAGACGCTAACCAGATATGTCTGATTCAAATCAAGTGCAACTTTTGATTCGAGTCACAAAGCTGCATGATTCAAATAAAGTTAAAACTGTGATTCGAGTTACAGAGTTTGGAAATCTTTTTTCCCCTGTTCAATTTGATTCGAGTCAGGATATGTACATGATTCGATTCATGCACACAAAATCTCTATTTTTCATGATTTCAAAAGCGTATGTGTTGAACCAACAACACATATGTTTCTTGTTCCACTAACTTAACCAATTGACTAAATGTATCATGATCAAACTCAAATATAACACTTTAATTATGCATGCTAAAGAAACGAATCAATGTAAAGCTTGATTTAGATATGTGCAATCATAAAAGAGACTCAATAAATAATAATAAGCGAAACGAAAGCGACAAGACATGCAAAAAAACCAAATTGGGGTTCTACCCGTGAATCTATTAGGGACATGCAACTTCAATCTCCACTTTTTTTATGCTTGGAAAGCTATCACTTAGAATTGAGTTGATTTTGAGTCACAACAAAATTCCTATGCACTCCCTGAAATATTGCACACAAACAATAtaacataaaacaaaaaaacaattCTAGACTTATGTTACAACTGAAATAATGTTCCAAGGAGGAAATGTGTTAGACCAGATGTCTTGGACAACATGTACAACTGGTTTATGATAGATAACAGATTATGTGGACGGATGTCAGACACGATGTTTGAGACATTATATACTAGAAAGTAAAAATTAGTTGCATAACCAAGTTATTACATATAACCTTATGATGATGCAGAAAAACAATAAAGAACACAATAATCATTAACCCAGATCAGTGTAAACCACACCTACATTTGGGGGGAACTCTACCCAGTAAAGGAAATCCACTTTTCTATAGAATTAATACAAAGTGTATTAGATAAACAAGCCCATTGTTCAAGAAGTGGTCTTCAAGAAGTAGAACAAGTAGCACTCACTGAAGAAGGGGTAAATCCTCTAAACAAAGACTGAAGGTCACTAAAAGGAGGTAAGGAGGTCAGAGTCAACGTTCATAGGAGACCATCCTTAAACCAGTCAAAAGTGTCATTAACTTTGTGAATAAATAGAATAATTATTCAGTTATGCATATAAAAAAGTTCGCCAAAGTGTGAAATGAAAAAGTTGTTAAATTGTTATTAATATGAAAATTCAAATAAAACGATTGTAATTTATAAAACATGTCATTAAAACTATTTAATATAGACATACTTAATTTTATGTACTTGGTGTTTTTCTCTAAATACGGCTGTCATTTAGAATGTAGCCATCTAGAAAACGAGTGCATTTAAAGTCGACAAAATTGATCCATGTGGGCAAGATTGGGCGATATTTTTCTACTCATCGGTCATTCTCAAACAGTGAGAAGAGAAAGTATATGAATCATTATtaaactatattttaatttacAGATCTTGAATGATTAAAAATATATCAGGCAACTGTTACAGCATTTGTCCAACTATATATATCTCATACGTGCTTTCATTGTTTTCCACCCTTTCTCACACATCTCAAACATGGCTGCAACTTCTGATCACACCACCTTAAATTTTCCTTTACTATCTGAGAAGAATCTAGTTGATGAGGAGGAACTCATAGCCTCTGATGCTCCAAACAAAAATGGAGTATCTTTTATTCGAACGTGTTTCAATGGACTCAATGCAATATCAGGTCTTACTCTAGAATTCTTAACATATCCTCTcttcaaattttaattttttaaattaaatacatcaattatttaataaatttaaaaacaaataaaaaattaCAATAATAATACATAAAATACTTCTATATTGTTTGGTTTGTCTTTTAGGGCTAGGTTGTATTTGAATTTGTATTTTGTCTATAAATCTTATTGTTTGAAGCGTTGTCTATTAATATATGGACTTGTTCAAAAAATGAAGTATTTGTATTTTTGTATATGTCTTTTATTATCTAGGgtttgtttttaatttcatttctataatatttttttaattaaatttgtCTAAATTCTACTTTTAAAATAAACTATGCTTTTACAAATTAAATACAAGAACAAAGTTGAAAAAACATTAAACTAAAATTTATAATATTTAGACTTAAATAGTTTTTTGATCTCGGTAAATTGTCTTGTTTTTGTTTTTCGTCACTGTATTTTTTTTATAAAGTTTTTAAATGTTGAATTTCATTAAATTTTAGTTACTAAATTTAAAATCCCCAAAAAAATTTACAGGTTTTTTTCGGATTTTCCTATGGATTTTAATTTTAGAAATTAAAACCAAAATGATATTAGTATTCAAAAAATATAGAGACGAAAATAAAAAATACACCAATTTACAATGATTAAAAGACTATTTAAgatttaatatttattttagaGTTAACTTTATTTTATGATATTCATAAAAAAAACGCACACcaatgtatatatatatatatatatatatatatatatatatatatatatatatatatatatatatatatatatatatatatatatatatatatatatatatatatatatatatatatatatatatatatattttttttttttttttgattcTTTGATTATATTTTTGGTGTAGGATTTGAATTTGGAATCTTGGAGAATGATTCTTATATCATCTCATTGAAATAGTTTTATGTTGAATTTTGGCATTTACTAAAATTTTATAATATATTTCTATAAGAAATATTTGCCTTAATTTTTTATGATAATTCCTAGTTTTGATTTTCTATTGACTAATTTAATTTCTTAAAATTTATTGTCATTAAAACCTGAACTAACAACAATAGAAATAGTAGTGAATTTTAAATGTAATTTTGATGTTTATAGCATTAAATTAAAAAAATGCTAATGATAGTTTATATGATTTTGGTTTTTCAGGTGTTGGAATACTATCAGTTCCATATGCTTTGGCCTCAGGAGGATGGCTAAGTTTAGTACTTTTATTTTCTATTGCAGGAGTAACATTTTACACTGGTGTATTAATGAAAAGATGCATGGTAAAACATTCCAACATTCGAACATTTTCTGATATGGGTGAACTTGCATTTGGAAAAAGAGGAAAATTAATAGCATCAATATCAATGTACTCCGAGTTCTATTTGCTTTTAATAGGTTTCTTGATCCTAGAAGGAGACAATTTGAGTAACTTATTTCCTATTGAAGAGTTTCAAGTGGCTGGTATATCAATTCGTGCAAAGCAATTCTTTGTGATTTTGGTTGCTCTAATTATTTTGCCGACGGTTTGGTTGGACAATTTGAGTTTTCTTTCTTATGTATCTGCAAGTGGTGTCTTGGCTTCTGCTATTATCATTTTGTCAATAATATGGACTGCAGCATTTGGAGGAGTTGGTGTTCATCAAAAGGGTGATTTAATAAATTGGAATGGTATCCCTACAGCTGTTGGCTTGTATACATTTTGCTATAGTGCACATCCCATTTTTCCAGTTCTCTACACTTCCATGAAGAACAAACGTCAATTCTCTTATGTGAGTGCTTCTTTTTTATTAACTtcttttttattaatttttttttacttGTGAATGCAGTTTTAGATTTTATCTTCCAACTTATCCTCTAATTAATAGgaataatttattatttttcttaatGCTAATTATATTAAATAATCAATAAGGATAATTTGATAAATCACTATTCTCTCTTTCATATATTACTTTGTTTTAATATATATAAAAGTGTGAGATATGACATTTATTTGAGAACGGAAGGAATATGTATTTAAAAGTTCTAAAATATATTTATCATACGAGTAATAAAATATATAGAGGATTAGAACTTCGGTAGATAGGATATATTTTTTCTAAGTGAATAATTCTGGTCACTGTCCGAGTAATACATAAGACTCTAATGGTAATTATTTTCTCAAATGTGAGATCATATTAAGCATTGTTTGAGTATATAGAAGAAAAAATAAGTTCAAATCAATGGAAGAAGTTGGTGTTCTAATTCTCATGGATGAAATAATGAATGAGAACAGTTATTTATGTGTTTTCTTTATATTGCAGGTCCTAATTGTGTGCTTCATGTTACCAACGGTTGGTTTTGTAACTATGGCTATAATTGGTTACTTAATGTTTGGCTCAAAAG encodes:
- the LOC127128555 gene encoding amino acid transporter AVT1I, encoding MAATSDHTTLNFPLLSEKNLVDEEELIASDAPNKNGVSFIRTCFNGLNAISGVGILSVPYALASGGWLSLVLLFSIAGVTFYTGVLMKRCMVKHSNIRTFSDMGELAFGKRGKLIASISMYSEFYLLLIGFLILEGDNLSNLFPIEEFQVAGISIRAKQFFVILVALIILPTVWLDNLSFLSYVSASGVLASAIIILSIIWTAAFGGVGVHQKGDLINWNGIPTAVGLYTFCYSAHPIFPVLYTSMKNKRQFSYVLIVCFMLPTVGFVTMAIIGYLMFGSKVESQVTLNLPLNKISSKIAIYTTLVNPMCKFALIAIPITNALKNLLPRTYKNNRIANIFMSTFLVISIVIVTLALPFFGSLMSLVGAFLTITASILLPCTCYLKISGSYRKIGFETIAIVTIILVAIVMGISGTYTSIVELVQKSSNN